One Mugil cephalus isolate CIBA_MC_2020 chromosome 10, CIBA_Mcephalus_1.1, whole genome shotgun sequence genomic window carries:
- the gtf3c6 gene encoding general transcription factor 3C polypeptide 6 produces MDDEWEEEEQLVVVEVSGIINSESLSRSTCKILDVDSERPMMQIGQYVFAGEYEDTLGTCVLFEETQRKGKANSGTDLKYMCHTAKKLKMQRIFLTDKKEGETSAESEVVGEERNTSCELIEEENDNQQTEEEMGHSNTDLEDSAVG; encoded by the exons ATGGACGATGAATGGGAAGAGGAG GAGCAGCTTGTTGTGGTGGAGGTCTCTGGTATAATCAACAGTGAGTCCCTGTCTCGGAGCACTTGCAAGATTTTG GATGTTGACAGTGAGAGGCCCATGATGCAAATTGGACAGTATGTGTTTGCAGGGGAATATGAAG ACACTTTGGGAACTTGTGTGCTGTTCGAGGAGACACAACGAAAGG GAAAAGCCAACAGTGGTACAGACTTGAAATACATGTGCCACACTGCgaagaaactgaaaatgcaGCGAATCTTTCTCACTGacaagaaagagggagaaacaaGTGCAG AGAGTGAAGTTGttggagaagaaagaaacacatccTGTGAGCTCATTGAAGAAGAAAACGATAACCagcagacagaagaagaaatgggcCACAGCAACACAGATTTGGAAGACTCTGCAGTAGGCTGA
- the calub gene encoding calumenin-B, with protein MGVFPRGGANSCCDELPSRHRLDRVCRMELRPLIMCFALCVVYATSKPTEKKERVHHDEPLSNREHDDAENFDYDHEAFLGQEEAKTFDQLTPEESKERLGMLVERIDEDKDGYVTAEEMKRWIKHAQKRWIYDDVDRQWKSHDLNEDNVVSWEEYRNATYGYILDDPDPEDGFSYRQMMARDERRFKMADQDHDMKANKEEFTAFLHPEEYDHMKDIVVLETMEDIDKNGDGLIDLDEYIGDMYNQDGDATEPEWVKTEREQFTEFRDKNKDGKMDKEETRDWILPSDYDHADAEAKHLVYESDVDKDGRLTKAEIVDKYDLFVGSQATDFGEALTRHDEF; from the exons ATGGGTGTGTTTCCGAGGGGAGGGGCTAATAGCTGCTGCGACGAACTTCCCTCAAGACACCG TTTAGATCGTGTTTGCAGGATGGAGCTGAGGCCTCTCATCATGTGCTTTGCCCTCTGTGTGGTTTACGCCACCAGCAAACCCACAGAGAAGAAGGAACGCGTTCACCACGATGAACCTCTCAGCAACCGAGAGCACGACGATGCAGAGAACTTTGACTATGACCATGAGGCCTTTCTGGGACAAGAAGAGGCGAAGACCTTTGACCAGCTCACGCCCGAGGAGAGCAAGGAGAGGCTCGG CATGTTGGTTGAACGTATagatgaagataaagatggATATGTGACTGCCGAGGAGATGAAAAGGTGGATCAAGCATGCACAGAAGAGGTGGATCTACGATGATGTGGATAGGCAGTGGAAGAGTCACGACCTTAACGAGGATAACGTGGTGTCTTGGGAGGAGTACAGGAATGCCACATATGGATACATTCTTG ACGACCCTGACCCCGAAGATGGCTTCAGCTACAGGCAGATGATGGCTCGCGATGAGAGGAGATTCAAAATGGCAGACCAGGACCATGACATGAAAGCCAACAAGGAGGAGTTCACAGCTTTCCTCCACCCTGAGGAGTATGACCACATGAAGGACATTGTAGTGCTG gAAACTATGGAAGACATTGACAAGAATGGAGATGGTTTAATTGACCTGGATGAGTACATAG GTGACATGTACAACCAGGATGGAGACGCCACAGAACCTGAGTGGGTGAAGACGGAGAGGGAGCAGTTTACTGaattcagagacaaaaacaaagatggcaaAATGGACAAGGAGGAGACGAGGGACTGGATCCTGCCTAGCGACTATGACCATGCTGATGCAGAGGCCAAGCATCTGGTCTATGAGTCAGATGTAGACAAA GATGGCCGACTGACCAAGGCAGAAATCGTGGATAAGTATGACTTGTTCGTGGGCAGCCAGGCGACTGACTTCGGGGAGGCTCTGACTCGACACGACGAGTTCTAA
- the LOC125014467 gene encoding cadherin-related family member 5, with amino-acid sequence MALTELNPRAFVCSLFVLSCLHTATGMSGWAGCLDGEDVFAKVKENSLAGEVVAELMADTSMEGVQWSLRGKDADWFFLDERNIRLNASADKVFDREVLGPVLMAELSCHEEDTLQSVYRVVVEILNENDNLPTIADNKLVQSLTVSELIPVNSVVFTVQATDGDNDKLVYSVDPTSPDAEYFKVDLPNSGEVILAKPLDYETKNLLTVTVYASEMNTAEHFNTSTNITITVRDGDDQYPQFLPCVLLFQDETSRICTSPKYTVNVTEGEEDIVLDFTPGPIHAVDGDRGLNSTVSYAILSGDDDERFIMDKQTGEVRLIRGVRDRLTAPELYLQVMAYQDNDPRKYSVATVLVRVLAVNLFHPEFDKPEYHGFVTAEQSAASLVNTYGSKALMLHVLDQDFNQGFNPMIGFTFSPTSNHTDIYQVTREGLLIARNSRLKPKQKHVLEVMALDQESGDATFATVVVEVLPEGQLIPYSPLEGDRLTGCAVGKALFLSMVFMTVLGCILSVVLWLKKKHKGKRDPLERGCVAQGKHPNVSLRWFTVVSHRSAMPHMEEVPYKNEEYGTCNPSFSFADKSGICVLQDLPSCPEPISTQNTAVHDTSFVLTETVCSSLVSSNNNNASTPNKSPSSSPTCYPSTVDVGPPNIAEDAALCPENTTTTTPAATTPEPIDARSNTSPDPGTHDSRRTPPSTRPDSQTTTNDDPTDLVTSPSSQSSVPCSQTRIASAEIDKPFCKPRARTPPYSPVTSSPLPKQTSTPPPTPENAPLKATLVHIDTSPLDTPPESPEPTSVSADEPSTSLDQIDQSGDTGVTADTGSPSQDRRPSTNSGNTQDGRGLGDEEDDGFLGDEDADKNSEGDSELDPDDEELLRAIARCNPIFITFGK; translated from the exons ATGGCCCTTACTGAACTCAACCCCAGGGCTTTTGTCTGCTCACTCTTCGTCCTCTCATGTCTGCACACAGCCACGG GAATGTCAGGCTGGGCCGGATGCCTGGACGGAGAGGATGTATTCgcaaaagtcaaagaaaacagCCTTGCGGGAGAAGTGGTCGCCGAGCTCATGGCAGACACCTCGATGGAGGGGGTTCAGTGGAGCCTGAGAGGAAAGGACGCTGACTGGTTCTTCCTGGACGAAAGAAACATCCGGCTGAACGCGTCAGCTGACAAGGTCTTTGACCGAGAG GTCTTAGGTCCTGTGCTGATGGCCGAGTTATCATGCCATGAGGAGGACACTCTTCAG AGTGTGTACAGGGTCGTGGTGGAGATCCTCAATGAGAACGACAACTTACCCACGATTGCAGACAACAAGCTAGTTCAGTCTCTTACCGTCAGCGAG ttgATTCCAGTGAACTCCGTGGTGTTTACAGTCCAGGCCACTGATGGAGACAATGACAAGCTTGTTTACTCAGTTGATCCGACATCA CCTGATGCGGAGTACTTCAAAGTCGACCTGCCAAACAGTGGGGAGGTGATCCTGGCCAAGCCTCTAGACTATGAGACCAAAAATCTGCTCACAGTTACCGTCTATGCCTCA GAAATGAACACAGCAGAGCACTTTAACACCAGCACCAACATCACCATCACTGTCCGGGATGGAGATGACCAGTACCCTCAGTTCCTGCCCTGCGTGCTGCTGTTCCAGGATGAGACCAGTCGAATTTGCACCAGCCCCAAGTACACAGTCAATGTCACAGAAGGGGAGGAG GACATTGTGCTGGACTTTACTCCTGGTCCCATTCATGCAGTGGATGGAGACAGGGGACTCAACTCTACAGTCAGCTACGCCATTCTCTCAG GCGATGATGATGAGCGTTTCATCATGGACAAACAGACAGGAGAGGTGAGGTTGATTCGAGGGGTGAGAGACAGACTCACAGCTCCAGAGCTCTATCTTCAGGTCATG GCCTACCAGGACAACGACCCCAGGAAGTATTCTGTTGCAACAGTGTTGGTCCGAGTTCTGGCAGTGAACCTGTTTCATCCAGAGTTCGACAAGCCTGAATATCACGGCTTTGTAACTGCAGAACAGAGTGCAGCATCCCTGGTCAACACCTACGGCAGCAAAGCACTAATGTTACATGTGCTGGATCAAGACTTTAACCAA GGTTTCAATCCCATGATCGGCTTCACCTTCAGTCCAACCTCCAATCACACGGACATCTATCAAGTCACACGGGAGGGGCTCCTGATCGCCAGGAACAGCCGACTCAAACCGAAACAGAAACATGTCCTTGAG GTAATGGCCTTGGACCAGGAATCAGGTGACGCCACCTTTGCAACCGTTGTGGTGGAGGTGTTACCTGAAGGACAGTTGA TTCCATATAGTCCACTGGAAGGTGACCGCCTGACGGGCTGCGCCGTGGGCAAAGCGTTGTTCCTGAGCATGGTGTTCATGACAGTACTCGGATGTATCCTGTCCGTGGTTTTGTGGCtcaagaagaaacacaaaggaaagagGGACCCACTGGAGAGAGGCTGTGTGGCCCAGGGGAAACATCCCAATGTG AGCTTACGGTGGTTTACAGTG GTGAGTCACCGTAGTGCTATGCCCCACATGGAGGAAGTACCCTATAAAAATGAAGAATATGGAACCTGCAATCCTTCCTTCAGCTTCGCAGACAAATCAGGCATCTGCGTCCTCCAAGACCTCCCCTCTTGTCCAGAACCTATTTCAACCCAAAACACTGCAGTGCATGACACTAGCTTTGTCCTGACTGAAACTGTCTGCAGTAGCCTTGTGTcctccaataataataatgcttctACACCAAACAAAAGCCCCTCTAGTTCACCCACCTGTTACCCATCTACTGTGGATGTGGGACCTCCAAATATAGCTGAAGATGCTGCTCTGTGCCCAgaaaacaccaccaccaccacaccagcGGCTACAACCCCAGAACCCATCGATGCACGATCTAACACCAGCCCTGACCCTGGAACCCATGACTCCAGAAGAACTCCACCTTCAACCCGTCCAGATTCACAGACGACCACCAACGACGACCCGACTGACCTAGTCACCAGCCCCTCTTCCCAATCCAGTGTCCCGTGCAGTCAAACCCGGATTGCTTCAGCGGAAATTGACAAGCCCTTCTGCAAGCCTCGTGCAAGGACACCCCCATATTCGCCTGTGACGTCCTCACCTCTTCCCAAGCAGACAAGCacgcccccacccaccccagaGAATGCCCCTTTAAAAGCCACATTGGTGCATATAGATACGTCTCCGCTTGATACACCTCCAGAATCACCAGAGCCGACATCCGTGAGCGCAGACGAACCCTCCACATCACTGGACCAAATAGACCAGTCAGGTGATACAGGTGTGACAGCAGACACCGGTAGTCCATCTCAAGACAGAAGGCCCTCAACAAACTCTGGAAACACCCAAGATGGCCGTGGATTgggggatgaagaggatgatggTTTTCTGGGAGATGAAGATGCAGACAAGAACAGTGAGGGTGATAGTGAGTTAGACCCAGACGACGAAGAGCTGCTGAGAGCCATTGCTCGTTGTAATCCTATTTTTATCACGTTCGGTAAGTGA